One Coregonus clupeaformis isolate EN_2021a chromosome 21, ASM2061545v1, whole genome shotgun sequence DNA window includes the following coding sequences:
- the LOC121535046 gene encoding MARVEL domain-containing protein 2, translated as MKNWNKIFKRGDPESVDGNSSLKKNSLNNVPLELTPQRALEDDLSDDANSTAHSSSTPPYVQGVGDGGDEGTLKDRLRTLLPQSWGSILQKWSKGDADSDLGSTGVKIVPNGTRVSPPVSPILERRYWDTQDSLGTSSKSSHRPLLRDIPIDNDLLHYLPEESELTSIHPAEYYAEKVEVYKLKYSYMKSWPGLLRLLAGFELLFGGMVLACVCASIHKDSEWSNTYGLYNGAYNNGYGTSGYSYNGPMTPFVLAVVGVAWIVTILLLVIGMTMYYRTILLDSPWWPLTEGIINVALFLLYMAAGIVYLNDLNRGGLCYMTIGINPIMSSLCRVDGGQMAGTAFIFINMLMYLISFLVCLKMWRHEAARREVEFFENQEHLRPIPVPQIKSPNPQTKRIVFEDEMDSSVRATKLLHITDFQQEEPGSRNRANPTGYAQKSRVIADYVMKYPEISSLEDREKYKAVFNDQYQEYKDLHKDISDTLMKFRELDAMMGKLLKDGNSHEEQKRIQRILKKYEQKKTDPAFLEKKERCDNLKAKLNHIKNRIRNFDQDTMAKGRT; from the exons ATGAAAAACTGGAATAAGATATTCAAGAGAGGAGACCCGGAGAGTGTGGATGGGAACTCCTCTTTGAAGAAAAACTCCTTGAACAATGTCCCGCTAGAGCTAACACCTCAGAGGGCCTTAGAGGACGACCTTTCAGATGACGCAAACTCCACTGCCCACTCATCCAGCACTCCCCCATACGTACAAGGAGTGGGAGATGGTGGGGACGAGGGGACCCTTAAGGACAGGTTGAGAACTCTCCTCCCCCAATCATGGGGCAGTATTCTCCAGAAATGGAGCAAGGGTGATGCTGACTCTGACCTGGGCTCCACAGGGGTCAAGATTGTGCCCAATGGGACCAGGGTGAGTCCACCTGTCAGTCCCATACTGGAGAGGAGGTACTGGGACACTCAGGACTCACTGGGGACCTCCAGCAAGAGTTCTCATAGGCCATTGTTGAGGGACATTCCTATAGACAATGACCTACTCCATTATCTTCCAGAGGAATCAGAGCTGACCAGTATCCATCCAGCTGAGTACTATGCTGAGAAGGTGGAGGTCTACAAGCTGAAATACTCCTATATGAAATCCTGGCCTGGGTTATTGAGACTCCTGGCTGGGTTTGAGCTTCTCTTTGGGGGTATGGTCCTCGCCTGTGTCTGTGCCTCCATCCATAAGGACAGTGAGTGGTCGAACACCTATGGACTGTACAATGGTGCGTATAACAATGGATATGGCACATCGGGGTACTCCTATAATGGACCTATGACTCCATTCGTGCTAGCAGTGGTTGGGGTGGCGTGGATTGTAACCATCCTCCTACTGGTAATAGGGATGACTATGTACTACCGCACCATCCTCCTGGACTCACCCTGGTGGCCTCTCACTGAAGGCATCATCAACGTTGccctgttcctcctctacatggcTGCTGGTATCGTGTACCTGAATGATCTCAACCGTGGGGGGTTGTGTTACATGACTATAGGTATTAACCCCATAATGTCCAGCCTGTGTCGGGTGGACGGGGGCCAGATGGCTGGCACGGCCTTCATCTTCATCAACATGCTGATGTACCTCATCAGCTTCCTGGTGTGTCTGAAGATGTGGAGGCACGAGGCCGCCCGCAGGGAGGTGGAGTTCTTTGAGAACCAG GAGCATCTGAGGCCCATCCCTGTGCCCCAGATCAAATCTCCCAATCCCCAGACCAAGAGGATTGTGTTTGAGGATGAGATGGACAGCTCAGTGAGGGCAACCAAACTTCTCCACATCACAGACTTTCAGCAAGAGGAGCCAGGCAGCCGTAACAGAGCCAACCCCACAGGGTACGCCCAGAAGTCCAGAGTCATCGCAGACTATGTCAT GAAGTATCCAGAAATCTCCTCTTTGGAGGATAGGGAGAAATACAAAGCTGTCTTTAACGACCAGTATCAGGAGTACAAAGACCTTCACAAAGACATCAGTGACACCCTCATGAAGTTCAGAGAGCTGGATGCCATGATGGGTAAACTCCTCAAAGATGGCAATAGTCATGAG GAGCAGAAGAGAATCCAGCGGATTTTGAAGAAGTACGAGCAAAAAAAGACT GACCCTGCCTTCCTGGAGAAGAAGGAACGATGTGACAATCTGAAAGCTAAATTAAACCACATCAAGAACAGGATCCGCAATTTCGACCAAGACACCATGGCAAAGGGTAGGACGTGA